A genomic region of Coraliomargarita sinensis contains the following coding sequences:
- a CDS encoding sensor histidine kinase: MLLLRSRIVSCITGICFLALAVSSVSSGLHGETAQDSEKIEEQIQSLEAELARLPKESLNLTPWTLGYRSQAYEQPKTDIRIEMHFGSAFSVDLIALMPAVYTEDGEQLRPFCFPKRFTIERITADHEYEIVVDYSEEDYPIEGIEPQLFSIKDVKAATGLRLRIYELRGNRTWLTGKYRAALAELMAFAGPNNVALNQTVGTNSGAPYSYIWTARALTDGFSLHSNVDRDPQDPNRVPLRIRNIDRAVMEFDLGREHTIDELRLWPLAHTIQFNYTSSSGIGFPRGLEITAAREPGFDEAITLLDKAEIYPRTGSNPLMLRVQPTRARYLRIAMDNIVPDYRIGITELAIDEIELFSAGRLISEGIIPELQGLPPDSYAMEALTDGVTAEGKILPLRRWVEDFSRRAQVERNLSSLRQDLLVAHEVERAQAIYLTIAAIGLIVLLLLVFWLIYLMLQRRWTNIREKIACDIHDHLGANMMSVAHTLELLQHSQEEMSQKQARLYKGAIRTARQSAQDARQIVQFLEQEESGHSWVEQLRESALLIMGEIDLEFDFQETKRFNQMNLSRQWDLMLFIKEALNNCSKYSEATHARLSLLSKSGRLCVIVEDNGLGIPDDRLPLKHLEMRARRLKSNLELKTAPGEGTRIRLQL, encoded by the coding sequence ATGCTCCTCTTACGAAGCCGCATCGTCAGTTGCATCACCGGAATCTGCTTCCTGGCCCTCGCGGTAAGCAGCGTTTCGAGCGGCTTACACGGAGAAACGGCGCAGGACTCGGAAAAGATTGAGGAGCAGATCCAATCCCTGGAGGCCGAACTCGCCCGGCTTCCGAAGGAAAGTCTGAACCTGACTCCGTGGACGCTCGGCTATCGCTCTCAGGCCTATGAACAGCCGAAAACGGATATTCGTATCGAGATGCATTTCGGGAGCGCTTTTTCCGTCGATCTCATCGCGCTGATGCCAGCGGTTTACACGGAAGACGGAGAGCAGTTACGCCCCTTTTGCTTCCCGAAGCGATTCACGATTGAGCGTATCACTGCGGATCATGAATACGAGATCGTTGTCGACTACAGCGAGGAAGACTATCCGATCGAAGGAATCGAACCTCAGCTTTTCTCGATCAAAGATGTCAAAGCAGCCACGGGGCTGAGGCTGAGAATCTACGAGCTTCGCGGGAACAGGACCTGGTTGACCGGAAAATATCGAGCCGCATTGGCCGAGCTTATGGCCTTTGCCGGGCCGAACAACGTCGCGCTCAACCAGACAGTGGGCACCAATTCCGGAGCGCCGTATTCCTACATTTGGACCGCCCGCGCGCTTACCGATGGATTCTCCCTGCACTCAAATGTCGACCGCGATCCACAGGACCCCAACCGTGTGCCACTCCGCATCAGAAACATTGACCGGGCGGTCATGGAGTTCGACCTCGGGCGTGAACATACCATCGACGAGCTCAGGCTCTGGCCGCTCGCCCACACCATTCAGTTCAACTATACGTCCTCCAGCGGGATCGGATTTCCCAGAGGCTTGGAGATCACTGCTGCGAGGGAGCCCGGATTCGATGAGGCCATCACTTTGCTGGATAAGGCAGAGATTTATCCGAGAACCGGTTCCAATCCCTTAATGCTGCGGGTCCAGCCGACCCGGGCACGCTACCTTCGTATCGCCATGGATAATATCGTGCCCGACTACCGGATCGGCATCACCGAACTGGCGATTGATGAGATCGAGCTGTTCTCCGCAGGTCGATTGATCTCAGAAGGTATTATCCCCGAGCTTCAAGGCCTTCCCCCCGACAGTTATGCCATGGAAGCCCTGACCGACGGCGTCACGGCGGAGGGTAAGATACTTCCATTGCGACGGTGGGTGGAGGACTTCAGCCGGCGGGCACAGGTCGAGCGCAATCTATCCAGTTTGCGACAGGACCTCCTCGTCGCTCATGAAGTGGAAAGAGCACAGGCCATTTATCTAACCATCGCCGCTATCGGTTTGATCGTTTTGCTCCTGCTCGTGTTTTGGCTGATCTATCTGATGCTGCAGCGTCGCTGGACGAACATTCGAGAAAAGATCGCCTGCGACATCCACGATCACCTCGGGGCCAACATGATGAGTGTCGCCCATACCCTGGAACTTTTACAACACTCCCAGGAGGAAATGAGCCAAAAGCAGGCCCGGCTCTACAAGGGTGCGATTCGAACCGCTCGCCAAAGCGCTCAGGACGCCCGGCAAATCGTGCAGTTCCTGGAACAAGAGGAGAGCGGCCACAGCTGGGTCGAACAGCTCCGGGAGAGTGCGCTCCTGATCATGGGCGAAATCGATCTGGAATTCGATTTTCAAGAAACCAAACGTTTCAACCAAATGAACTTGTCCCGCCAGTGGGACCTCATGCTCTTTATCAAGGAAGCACTCAACAATTGCAGCAAATATTCCGAGGCTACTCATGCGCGCCTGTCGCTCTTATCCAAGTCCGGTCGACTGTGCGTGATCGTCGAGGATAATGGTCTCGGTATCCCCGATGATCGATTGCCCTTGAAGCATTTGGAAATGAGAGCCCGGCGCTTGAAATCGAACCTTGAATTGAAAACCGCTCCCGGCGAGGGCACCCGCATTCGCTTGCAGCTTTAG